In Halomonas alkalicola, the following proteins share a genomic window:
- a CDS encoding tyrosine recombinase XerC codes for MTERPPATPLAREVEAFLAGLARTASPATLDAYRRDLAALLAFLAERDIDDWNGFDAALLRRFLGGERARGLAPRSLARRRSAISRLADHLVAAGRLTHNPVALTRAPRQPRHLPRPVDVDRLKGFLETPHDGSPLAVRDQAMLELFYSSGLRLAELAGLDLTDLQPERVRVLGKGGKPRQVPVGRHARRALDTWLALRETLAAPGETALFVGKRGTRLGHRAIQQRLALIARRRGLDEHLHPHRLRHSFASHLLESSQDLRAVQELLGHANLATTQVYTRLDWQHLAGSYDAAHPRARRRPAAAPDEEPS; via the coding sequence ATGACTGAGCGCCCCCCTGCCACGCCCCTGGCCCGCGAGGTCGAGGCCTTCCTGGCCGGGCTCGCCCGCACCGCGAGCCCGGCCACCCTGGACGCCTACCGCCGCGACCTCGCCGCCCTGCTGGCCTTCCTCGCCGAGCGCGACATCGACGACTGGAACGGGTTCGACGCCGCCCTGCTGCGCCGTTTCCTCGGCGGCGAACGCGCCCGCGGCCTGGCCCCGCGCAGCCTGGCCCGGCGGCGCTCGGCGATCTCGCGGCTGGCCGACCACCTGGTGGCCGCCGGTCGGCTGACCCACAATCCGGTGGCCCTGACCCGGGCGCCGCGCCAGCCGCGCCACCTGCCGCGGCCGGTGGACGTCGACCGCCTGAAGGGCTTCCTGGAGACCCCTCACGACGGCTCGCCCCTGGCGGTGCGCGACCAGGCGATGCTGGAGCTCTTCTACTCCAGCGGCCTGCGCCTGGCCGAGCTGGCGGGCCTCGACCTGACCGACCTGCAGCCCGAGCGGGTGCGGGTGCTGGGCAAGGGCGGCAAGCCCCGCCAGGTGCCGGTGGGCCGCCATGCGCGCCGCGCGCTGGACACCTGGCTCGCCCTGCGCGAGACCCTGGCGGCGCCCGGCGAGACGGCGCTCTTCGTGGGCAAGCGCGGCACCCGCCTCGGCCACCGCGCCATCCAGCAGCGCCTGGCGCTGATCGCTCGCCGCCGCGGCCTCGACGAGCACCTGCACCCCCACCGCCTGCGCCACTCCTTCGCCAGCCATCTGCTGGAGTCGAGCCAGGACCTGCGCGCCGTCCAGGAGCTGCTGGGCCACGCCAACCTGGCCACCACCCAGGTCTATACCCGCCTCGACTGGCAGCACCTGGCGGGCAGCTACGACGCTGCCCACCCGCGGGCGCGGCGCCGGCCCGCCGCGGCACCCGACGAGGAACCATCGTGA
- the dapF gene encoding diaminopimelate epimerase, with translation MLLHFTKMHGLGNDFMVLDLVTQRARLQDDQIRRLADRRFGVGFDQLLIVEPPRDPDMDFRYRIFNADGSEVENCGNGARCFARFVRDQRLTHKHEIHVETAGGPLVLLVEDDGRVRVDMGEPRFAPEALPFDAAEDRPLHLLAVDGERVEIGVVSMGNPHAVLRVEDVDRAPVARLGPAIESHPRFPKRVNAGFMQVVSPHEIRLRVFERGSGETLACGTGACAAVASGIRQGLLESPVTVHLPGGDLSIEWGGPGTSLAMSGPAERVYDGRIILN, from the coding sequence ATGCTGCTGCACTTCACCAAGATGCACGGGCTGGGCAACGACTTCATGGTGCTCGACCTGGTCACGCAGCGGGCGCGCCTGCAGGACGACCAGATCCGCCGCCTGGCCGACCGCCGTTTCGGCGTCGGCTTCGACCAGCTGCTGATCGTCGAGCCGCCCCGGGACCCGGACATGGACTTCCGCTACCGGATCTTCAACGCCGACGGCAGCGAGGTGGAGAACTGCGGCAACGGGGCGCGCTGCTTCGCGCGCTTCGTGCGCGACCAGCGCCTGACCCACAAGCACGAGATCCACGTGGAGACCGCCGGGGGCCCGCTGGTGCTGCTGGTGGAGGACGACGGCCGGGTGCGGGTCGACATGGGCGAGCCGCGCTTCGCCCCCGAGGCCCTGCCCTTCGACGCCGCCGAGGATCGCCCGCTGCACCTCCTGGCGGTGGACGGCGAGCGCGTCGAGATCGGCGTCGTCTCCATGGGCAACCCCCACGCGGTGCTGCGGGTCGAGGACGTCGACCGCGCCCCGGTGGCGCGCCTGGGCCCGGCCATCGAGTCCCACCCGCGCTTTCCGAAGCGGGTCAACGCGGGCTTCATGCAGGTCGTTTCCCCCCATGAGATCCGCCTGAGGGTCTTTGAACGGGGCAGCGGCGAGACCCTGGCCTGCGGCACCGGCGCCTGCGCCGCGGTGGCCAGCGGCATCCGCCAGGGGCTGCTCGAAAGCCCGGTCACCGTGCACCTCCCCGGGGGCGACCTGAGCATCGAATGGGGAGGCCCCGGCACCTCCCTGGCCATGAGCGGCCCCGCCGAACGCGTCTATGACGGCCGCATCATCCTGAACTGA
- a CDS encoding HAD family hydrolase: MRLEAITFDLDDTLWDNGGVMRRTEEGHYAWLDAALHAWLEGRRQDRLEERLGGHADGAEPSGARGRFAERFPLAAFIERRLRLAGAHPLRRGDFTWLRHRALTELLNEYGLAAEHADHWASRAMERFMVLRHEVTPHEEVDELLDELGRRYRLASITNGNVEIARLALGRHFPVAIAAGELLAPKPDPRPFLAALARLGTPPSRALHVGDSWAEDALPARRLGMQAVWIGPDDRDLPAGIHRLDHVRELPTLIRWLERQR; this comes from the coding sequence GTGAGACTCGAGGCGATCACCTTCGACCTGGACGACACCCTGTGGGACAACGGCGGGGTGATGCGACGCACCGAGGAGGGCCACTACGCCTGGCTGGACGCGGCGCTGCACGCATGGCTGGAAGGGCGGAGGCAAGATCGGCTGGAAGAGCGCCTCGGCGGCCACGCCGACGGGGCAGAGCCGTCAGGCGCCCGCGGCCGCTTCGCCGAACGCTTCCCCCTGGCGGCCTTCATCGAGCGCCGCCTTCGCCTAGCCGGCGCCCACCCGCTGCGCCGCGGCGACTTCACCTGGCTGCGCCACCGTGCGCTGACCGAACTGCTTAACGAGTATGGCCTGGCCGCGGAGCACGCCGACCACTGGGCCAGCCGCGCCATGGAGCGCTTCATGGTGCTGAGGCACGAGGTCACGCCCCATGAGGAGGTGGACGAGCTGCTGGACGAGCTGGGCAGGCGCTACCGGCTGGCCAGCATTACCAACGGCAACGTGGAGATCGCCCGCCTGGCGCTGGGGCGCCACTTCCCGGTGGCCATCGCCGCCGGGGAGCTGCTCGCCCCCAAGCCCGACCCGCGCCCCTTCCTGGCCGCCCTGGCCCGGCTCGGCACCCCGCCATCACGGGCGCTGCACGTGGGAGACTCCTGGGCCGAGGATGCCCTGCCGGCGCGACGCCTGGGCATGCAGGCGGTCTGGATCGGCCCGGACGACCGCGACCTGCCCGCCGGCATCCACCGCCTGGACCATGTGCGCGAGCTGCCGACGCTGATCCGCTGGCTGGAAAGGCAGCGATAG
- the yihA gene encoding ribosome biogenesis GTP-binding protein YihA/YsxC has product MARLNYQTARFLTSAPTLAQCPPDSGAEVAFAGRSNAGKSSAINTLTRQKALARTSKTPGRTQLINFFTLGEDADRRLVDLPGYGFAKVPEQVKLEWQRHLSDYLQRRASLRGLVLVMDVRHPLSEFDQTLLGWADDKAMPVHILLTKADKLKRGAAASALQQVRSRLREWEDLVSIQLFSSLKGQGVEEAHARLDAWLLD; this is encoded by the coding sequence ATGGCGCGACTAAACTATCAGACCGCCCGTTTCCTCACCAGCGCCCCGACCCTGGCCCAGTGCCCGCCCGACAGCGGTGCCGAGGTGGCCTTCGCCGGACGCTCCAATGCCGGCAAGTCCAGCGCCATCAATACCCTGACCCGCCAGAAGGCCCTGGCGCGCACCTCCAAGACCCCGGGCCGGACCCAGCTGATCAACTTCTTCACCCTGGGCGAGGATGCCGACCGGCGCCTGGTGGACCTGCCCGGCTACGGCTTCGCCAAGGTGCCCGAGCAGGTCAAGCTGGAGTGGCAGCGCCACCTCTCGGACTACCTGCAGCGGCGCGCCTCGCTGCGCGGCCTGGTGCTGGTGATGGACGTGCGCCACCCGCTCTCGGAGTTCGACCAGACCCTGCTGGGCTGGGCGGATGACAAGGCGATGCCGGTGCATATCCTGCTCACCAAGGCCGACAAGCTGAAGCGCGGCGCGGCGGCCAGCGCCCTGCAGCAGGTGCGCTCGCGCCTGCGCGAGTGGGAGGACCTGGTCAGCATCCAGCTCTTCTCGTCGCTCAAGGGCCAGGGCGTCGAGGAGGCGCATGCGCGCCTGGACGCCTGGCTGCTGGACTAG
- a CDS encoding DUF484 family protein, which translates to MSRAAPEPRKTLDPDRVAEWLATHPDFFVGREGLLQQLRVPHPEARGATSLLERLVHDLRTRAEQAEWRLEQLLESARHNEAQYRRTRELVLALLEAEDSDALGQALATQFCERFSTPAVALWCPASLTDAEPQPPQAPRQVLDEHAGSRLAALLDGRTSRCTRLTPTDWKRLLPHTTAPRRSGSCAITRLTLGEPLGYLVLASPDADHFRASMDTLFTEYVGDVVARLLVRHAGRHD; encoded by the coding sequence ATGTCACGAGCCGCCCCCGAACCGCGCAAGACCCTCGACCCGGACCGGGTCGCCGAATGGCTGGCCACCCACCCGGACTTCTTCGTCGGCCGCGAGGGGTTGCTGCAGCAGCTGCGCGTGCCGCACCCGGAGGCCCGCGGGGCCACCTCCCTGCTGGAACGGCTGGTCCACGACCTGCGCACCCGTGCCGAACAGGCCGAGTGGCGCCTCGAGCAGTTGCTGGAATCGGCCCGCCACAACGAGGCCCAGTACCGACGCACCCGGGAACTGGTACTGGCCCTGCTGGAGGCCGAGGACAGCGATGCCCTGGGCCAGGCCCTGGCCACCCAGTTCTGCGAGCGTTTCTCCACCCCGGCGGTGGCGCTGTGGTGCCCGGCCAGCCTCACCGACGCCGAGCCCCAGCCGCCTCAGGCGCCACGCCAAGTGCTCGACGAGCACGCCGGCTCACGCCTGGCGGCCCTGCTCGACGGCCGCACCAGCCGCTGCACCCGGCTCACCCCCACCGACTGGAAGCGGCTGCTGCCCCATACCACGGCGCCACGGCGCTCCGGCTCCTGTGCCATCACCCGGCTGACCCTGGGCGAGCCGCTGGGCTACCTGGTGCTGGCCAGCCCCGACGCCGATCACTTCCGCGCCAGCATGGATACCCTGTTCACCGAATACGTGGGCGACGTGGTGGCCCGGCTGCTGGTGCGCCACGCCGGGCGCCATGACTGA